Proteins from a genomic interval of Scomber scombrus chromosome 11, fScoSco1.1, whole genome shotgun sequence:
- the LOC133990710 gene encoding ABC transporter F family member 4-like, whose translation MSVKLEPKASKRPPPDPDSAVEDDTPKKKKKKVKMNTEQEENSSKENQPPKAKKGKKKKKGSVVTEEEEKEGGAVSDQNDELPEAAVSSPLSKKGKKKKKGKAGKVEETTENSTPTTPAHDVSAKKKKKNRLKEKVEETEPAPDVDTPATVSTKKKSKLKKKIFD comes from the exons ATGTCCGTCAAACTTGA aCCAAAAGCATCCAAAAGACCCCCGCCTGACCCGGACTCTGCTGTGGAAGACGAcacaccaaagaagaagaagaaaaaggtgaaaatgaacactgaacaAGAAGAGAATTCCTCAAAAGAAAACCAACCTCCAAAGgcgaagaaagggaagaagaagaagaagggcaGCGTGgtgactgaggaggaggagaaggaaggaggtgcTGTGAGTGACCAGAATGATGAGCTTCCTGAAGCTGCCGTCTCCTCTCCGCTTTCAaagaaggggaagaagaagaaaaaagggaaggcTGGTAAAGTCGAAGAGACGACGGAAAACTCAACTCCCACCACTCCAGCCCACGACGtatctgcaaagaaaaaaa AGAAGAACAGACTAAAGGAGAAAGTGGAGGAGACAGAACCGGCTCCAGATGTAGACACTCCAGCAACTGTTTCAACG AAAAAGAAGTCAAAACTCAAAAAGAAGATCTTTGATTGA